A stretch of Glandiceps talaboti chromosome 18, keGlaTala1.1, whole genome shotgun sequence DNA encodes these proteins:
- the LOC144449112 gene encoding trichoplein keratin filament-binding protein-like codes for MALPTLPSYWQTRYKNVQERNIVSRRNQDHDFREKWGHNAKYFQQLDVQTTKQRAWTSDGSFQDSMDAFKKQHDRETKKNQLTSRRMKLQEMLRKERILYEAELKGLSAVNYERLESMKERSDELKSQKETARKQIADERLYDHWKKNNPDLRKIESEQHKKHVVGKWSEQVEEMEERLESAREEKRQFDAELERERLAAVERHKQQQMAKYQDDKEQAEMLKEQMKELKARETEAEMLKREEAELLKQQWELEELESQRRELEERRKKTEFGRVLTRQYKAQLRRRSQQVQEALELDRKILAALAEKAEEDKQIQTARREKARADATWMKQVVEEQLRLEKAREAELDMLYKDEAAREWQKREAEWEREKAARERLMAEVLQGRQEQIGDKMEEVRRQQEESLERREELLRELEIVQQLTRREQEDDERKKLQFRDEISGQVTERREREADARRRLQDELEAEKLAERGYEEMLREEASRMSIRGFEPKPHPRPKSAWD; via the exons ATGGCACTACCAACTCTCCCGTCCTACTGGCAAACGCGATACAAAAACGTCCAAGAAAGGAACATCGTTTCACGACGAAACCAAGACCATGATTTCCGAGAGAAGTGGGGACACAATGCTAAATATTTCCAACAATTGGATGTACAGACGACAAAGCAAAGAGCATGGACATCAGATGGGTCATTCCAAGACAG TATGGATGCTTTCAAGAAACAGCATGATAGAGAAACCAAGAAAAATCAACTGACAAGCCGGAGAATGAAACTGCAAGAAATGCTGCGTAAAGAAAGGATACTTTATGAAGCAGAATTGAAAGGCCTTTCAGCAGTAAACTATGAGAGATTAGAATCAATGAAAGAAAGAAGTGATGAACTGAAATCACAGAAGGAAACTGCAAGAAAACAG ATTGCAGATGAAAGATTGTATGATCATTGGAAGAAGAACAATCCAGATTTGAGGAAG ATTGAATCAGAGCAACACAAGAAACATGTGGTTGGTAAATGGTCTGAGCAAGTTGAGGAGATGGAAGAGAGATTGGAGTCTGCAAGAGAGGAGAAAAGACAATTTGATGCTGAGTTGGAGAGGGAAAGACTAGCTGCAGTAGAGAGacacaaacaacaacagatgGCAAAGTATCAGGATGACAAAGAACAAGCAGAAATGCTAAAAGAACAAATGAAAGAACTGAAAGCAAGAGAAACAGAA GCAGAGATGCTGAAGAGAGAAGAAGCAGAGTTATTGAAACAACAGTGGGAGCTTGAAGAACTAGAATCACAAAGAAGAGAACTTGAAGAAAGAAGGAAGAAAACTGAATTTGGACGAGTACTCACAAGACAATACAAAGCACAGCTAAGGAGAAGATCACAACAAGTACAAGAAGCCCTG GAGCTTGACAGAAAGATCTTGGCTGCCTTAGCAGAAAAAGCTGAAGAAGATAAACAGATCCAAACAGCCAGGAGAGAAAAAGCCAGAGCTGATGCTACCTGGATGAAACAAGTGGTTGAAGAACAACTTAGACTTGAGAAGGCTAGAGAAGCAGAACTAGACATGCTATACAA AGATGAAGCAGCCAGAGAATGGCAGAAGAGGGAAGCAGAATGGGAAAGAGAAAAGGCTGCCCGAGAAAGACTCATGGCAGAG GTATTGCAAGGTAGACAGGAACAGATCGGTGACAAGATGGAAGAAGTACGTCGTCAACAGGAAGAGTCACTTGAAAGAAGAGAGGAATTATTACGAGAACTGGAAATTGTACAACAGTTGACGAGACGTGAACAGGAGGATGATGAAAGAAAGAAACTACAATTCAGAGATGAGATCTCTGGACAAGTGACAGAACGTAGGGAACGAGAAGCTGATGCTAGAAGACGATTACAGGATGAATTGGAGGCAGAGAAATTAGCAGAGAGGGGGTATGAGGAAATGTTACGAGAAGAAGCATCAAGAATGTCTATCAGAGGTTTTGAACCCAAG CCACATCCAAGACCAAAGTCTGCTTGGGATTAG
- the LOC144449114 gene encoding glycolipid transfer protein-like isoform X1: MTFFKTRKYTFLPLREDGKVETMPFLNAVENSTIPFLELLGSTTFYPVISDIKGNITKLTKKYELDPVKHSTLHDMIDAEIESKTAFRKNSATDALVWLKRTLEFIRGFIHNMVAGDESFKGARLSYEANLKPYHSFLVHGVFSLVMRAMPYRKDIIKLLGQEADEETVLADTKDFMKLFDENIDAVIEIYKARDIDMQFRV; this comes from the exons ATGACTTTTTTCAAAACGCGTAAGTATACTTTCCTACCATTGCGAGAAGATGGGAAAGTTGAGACGATGCCATTTCTAAATGCAGTAGAGAATTCAACAATACCATTTTTGG AACTCCTGGGTTCTACAACATTTTATCCGGTAATTTCTGATATCAAGGGAAATATTACA AAACTAACAAAGAAGTATGAACTTGATCCAGTCAAACACAGCACACTACATGACATGATTGACGCTGAGATTGAATCCAAAACTGCCTTCCGTAAGAACTCAGCTACAGATGCATTAGTATGGTTAAAAAG GACTTTGGAGTTTATACGAGGTTTCATACATAATATGGTAGCTGGGGATGAAAGTTTCAAAGGGGCTCGTTTATCTTACGAAGCTAATCTTAAACCTTACCATAGTTTTTTGGTTCATGGGGTATTTTCG CTTGTGATGCGAGCCATGCCATACAGAAAGGACATAATCAAATTGCTAGGACAAGAGGCAGATGAAGAAACAGTCTTAGCGGACACAAAAGATTTCATGaaattatttgatgaaaatatagaTGCtgttattgaaatatacaaagcTAGAGATATAGACATGCAATTCAGAGTTTAA
- the LOC144449114 gene encoding glycolipid transfer protein-like isoform X2 — protein MTFFKTRKYTFLPLREDGKVETMPFLNAVENSTIPFLELLGSTTFYPVISDIKGNITKLTKKFQLDPVKHCTLQDMLEIEFLNATAMKSGSATETLIWVKRTLEFIRGFIHNMVAGDESFKGARLSYEANLKPYHSFLVHGVFSLVMRAMPYRKDIIKLLGQEADEETVLADTKDFMKLFDENIDAVIEIYKARDIDMQFRV, from the exons ATGACTTTTTTCAAAACGCGTAAGTATACTTTCCTACCATTGCGAGAAGATGGGAAAGTTGAGACGATGCCATTTCTAAATGCAGTAGAGAATTCAACAATACCATTTTTGG AACTCCTGGGTTCTACAACATTTTATCCGGTAATTTCTGATATCAAGGGAAATATTACA AAGCTGACCAAGAAGTTTCAACTGGACCCTGttaaacattgtacattacAAGATATGCTTGAGATTGAGTTTTTGAATGCGACTGCTATGAAAAGTGGCTCAGCAACAGAAACTTTAATTTGGGTGAAACG GACTTTGGAGTTTATACGAGGTTTCATACATAATATGGTAGCTGGGGATGAAAGTTTCAAAGGGGCTCGTTTATCTTACGAAGCTAATCTTAAACCTTACCATAGTTTTTTGGTTCATGGGGTATTTTCG CTTGTGATGCGAGCCATGCCATACAGAAAGGACATAATCAAATTGCTAGGACAAGAGGCAGATGAAGAAACAGTCTTAGCGGACACAAAAGATTTCATGaaattatttgatgaaaatatagaTGCtgttattgaaatatacaaagcTAGAGATATAGACATGCAATTCAGAGTTTAA
- the LOC144448840 gene encoding elongin-B-like codes for MDVFLMVRRKKTTIFTDAKETTTVYELKKIVEGITKKPPEDQRLYKEELILEDTKTLGDCGFTSSTARAQAPATVGLAFKEGDEEFEALEVTPYSNPPELPDVMKPQESSTSTAAEQQPVS; via the exons ATG GATGTGTTTTTGATGGTCCGCCGTAAGAAAACCACCATCTTCACTGATGCAAAAGAGACAACAACTGTTTATGAATTAAAGAAAATTGTAGAAGGAATCACAAAGAAACCCCCAGAAGACCAGCGACTGTATAAAGAGGAACTCATTTTAGAAGACACAAAAACTTTAGGAGACTGTGGTTTCACCAGCAGCACAGCCAGAGCTCAGGCACCAGCAACAGTAGGATTAGCGTTCAAAGAGG GAGATGAAGAGTTTGAAGCATTGGAAGTGACACCATACTCCAATCCACCAGAACTACCTGACGTAATGAAACCACAGGAATCAAGCACATCAACTGCAGCAGAGCAACAGCCAGTCTCTTAA